One part of the Paenibacillus silvisoli genome encodes these proteins:
- a CDS encoding YheC/YheD family endospore coat-associated protein, producing the protein MELVIHEDTAADDAVSIQHKQPVLAILTIEDELQFFRGNRGNFADIIAAGAEFGFLVYVVTVKQLKLRRKLLDGFTYNAESDTWEQQKFPLPDLIYNRIPLREDELQPAVRRKLLACYRHPRIQIFNPAFFNKWSLFKWLRQSRTTQPFIPATRRLLTVSGLGKMMLKHKYLYLKPVSGKAGKGIMTIQLQPEKPLPYLLKIQGERGSTTYNCGTIGKLWTRIVKESSGDRYIAQQGIQLAAYNDRNFDLRTLVQKNRRGQWEISGIGARVAGSYSITTHVPRGGSIEDPEKLLVSVFGQDEARKLLVKARNAALIIARQIERGSGRRLAEMSMDLGVDHLGNVWFFEANAKPMKFDEPDIRKRSLERLFHYSQYLLKQKGL; encoded by the coding sequence ATGGAGCTCGTCATTCACGAAGATACGGCGGCTGATGACGCCGTCTCCATTCAGCACAAGCAGCCTGTTCTCGCTATCTTGACGATCGAGGATGAGCTTCAGTTTTTCCGGGGCAACCGGGGAAATTTCGCGGACATCATCGCAGCAGGCGCCGAATTCGGCTTTCTCGTCTATGTCGTTACCGTCAAGCAGCTGAAGCTTCGCCGCAAGCTGCTTGACGGCTTCACCTACAATGCGGAATCGGATACGTGGGAGCAGCAGAAGTTTCCGCTTCCCGATCTCATCTACAACCGCATTCCGCTTCGCGAGGATGAGCTGCAGCCGGCGGTAAGAAGGAAGCTTCTGGCCTGCTACCGGCATCCCCGCATCCAAATCTTCAACCCGGCGTTCTTTAACAAATGGAGCCTGTTCAAGTGGCTTCGGCAATCGCGCACGACGCAGCCGTTCATTCCGGCAACGCGGCGTCTGCTCACCGTGAGCGGCCTCGGCAAAATGATGCTGAAGCACAAATACTTGTATCTTAAGCCGGTCAGCGGCAAAGCCGGCAAAGGGATTATGACGATCCAGCTCCAGCCGGAGAAGCCGCTGCCTTATTTGCTGAAAATTCAAGGCGAGCGCGGCAGCACGACCTACAACTGCGGCACGATCGGCAAGCTCTGGACGCGGATCGTGAAGGAAAGCAGCGGCGACCGCTATATTGCCCAGCAGGGCATTCAGCTTGCCGCCTACAACGACCGCAACTTCGACCTTCGCACCTTGGTTCAGAAGAACAGACGCGGGCAGTGGGAAATTTCCGGCATCGGCGCTCGCGTGGCCGGCTCTTACAGCATTACGACCCATGTCCCGCGCGGCGGCAGCATCGAAGATCCCGAGAAGCTGCTTGTCAGCGTATTTGGCCAAGACGAGGCACGTAAACTGCTAGTAAAAGCCCGCAACGCCGCACTGATTATCGCCCGCCAAATCGAGCGCGGCTCCGGCCGCCGCTTGGCGGAAATGTCGATGGATCTGGGCGTCGACCATCTCGGCAACGTTTGGTTCTTCGAAGCCAACGCGAAGCCGATGAAGTTCGACGAGCCGGACATCCGGAAACGGTCGCTGGAGCGGCTCTTCCACTACAGCCAGTATCTGCTGAAGCAAAAAGGGCTCTAG
- a CDS encoding GNAT family N-acetyltransferase, producing MQVKLLTPAQWSAAKEKVTRFLYRHSDNRITNAALVALRELPPAQLADSRSGEAPTAAIAVAISSSGKLMACAFAEDCGERACFVVVSPEYRGQGAGSALMRALRRHLGSLTCTVAADNAQSMAMCFRAGMKAVSLHTGPTGKPTLRFEG from the coding sequence GTGCAGGTCAAGCTGCTTACGCCGGCCCAATGGTCGGCTGCCAAAGAGAAAGTCACCCGCTTCCTGTATCGTCACAGCGACAACCGCATTACGAACGCCGCGCTGGTCGCGCTGAGGGAGCTGCCCCCGGCGCAGCTGGCGGACAGCCGCTCCGGGGAAGCGCCGACCGCCGCCATTGCCGTCGCCATATCGAGCAGCGGCAAGCTGATGGCATGCGCCTTCGCGGAGGATTGCGGCGAACGCGCATGCTTCGTCGTCGTCTCGCCGGAATATCGCGGCCAAGGCGCGGGGAGCGCGCTCATGCGGGCGCTCCGCCGGCATCTCGGCTCGCTCACCTGCACCGTCGCGGCCGACAACGCGCAAAGCATGGCGATGTGCTTCCGTGCCGGTATGAAGGCGGTCAGCCTCCATACCGGTCCGACCGGCAAGCCGACGCTGCGGTTCGAAGGCTAG
- a CDS encoding YheC/YheD family endospore coat-associated protein — protein MAELQHNGSLGIMISELGSPRLGEDGPPAMPEDSFCRQLVRYGQSLGLFVYLFCATHVVAAQARSMKGYVLKQGEWQLDNCPLPDVLYDRSLPKSAAQHRDGRTALAELKKRKPYMLLNGSLPGKLEVYQGLERDMELSPWLPATYRYEGAAGLGPLLQQHPEGLFLKPAAGSHGKGAFRLVRNVDGWRVDGRDRQNRMLAQTFAGWSEAGRWMDRFASGVTYIVQPYLDLTGKDGCSFDVRVLIQKDDSEKWAFTGAAVRTGQPGSVTSNLHGGGSAQSAIEALSIRYEGETAGRLLGRIRWISERAAAALETRFGRLAELGIDYGIEPDGRIWLLEANAKPGRKSLDGDERAARLAVERPIRYAMKLATRKQTLFPLSRNQRRSIQEVHP, from the coding sequence ATGGCTGAGCTTCAGCACAACGGCAGCCTCGGCATTATGATCAGTGAATTGGGGTCCCCGCGCTTAGGCGAAGATGGGCCGCCCGCGATGCCCGAAGACTCCTTCTGCCGGCAGTTGGTCCGGTACGGGCAATCGCTAGGCCTGTTCGTCTATTTGTTTTGCGCCACGCATGTTGTCGCTGCCCAGGCCCGTTCTATGAAAGGCTATGTGCTTAAGCAAGGCGAGTGGCAGCTTGACAACTGCCCCCTTCCCGACGTCCTCTACGACCGTTCGCTGCCGAAGTCGGCCGCTCAGCATCGAGACGGGCGCACGGCGCTTGCGGAGTTGAAGAAACGCAAACCGTATATGCTGCTGAACGGCAGCCTTCCGGGGAAGCTGGAAGTCTATCAGGGATTGGAACGCGACATGGAGCTTTCGCCATGGCTGCCGGCCACATACCGGTATGAAGGCGCAGCCGGGCTAGGCCCGCTCCTGCAGCAGCATCCGGAAGGATTATTTCTTAAACCGGCCGCCGGCAGCCACGGCAAAGGCGCCTTCCGTCTCGTCCGGAACGTCGACGGCTGGCGGGTTGACGGCAGAGACCGGCAAAATCGCATGCTTGCGCAGACCTTCGCCGGATGGTCCGAGGCTGGCCGCTGGATGGACCGTTTTGCTTCAGGCGTGACCTATATCGTGCAGCCTTATCTTGATCTGACCGGCAAAGACGGCTGTTCGTTCGATGTCCGGGTGCTGATCCAGAAGGACGACTCGGAAAAATGGGCCTTTACCGGCGCTGCGGTCCGAACGGGGCAGCCCGGCAGCGTAACCTCCAATTTGCATGGCGGGGGTTCAGCCCAATCAGCGATAGAGGCATTGAGCATACGCTATGAGGGCGAAACCGCCGGCAGGCTGCTCGGTCGCATCCGTTGGATCAGCGAGCGGGCCGCCGCGGCGCTGGAAACCCGTTTCGGCCGGCTCGCCGAGCTCGGCATCGATTACGGCATCGAGCCCGACGGCCGGATCTGGCTGCTCGAAGCGAACGCGAAGCCAGGCAGGAAATCGCTGGACGGCGACGAGCGCGCCGCACGGCTGGCCGTAGAACGGCCGATTCGTTACGCAATGAAGCTCGCGACGCGAAAGCAAACGTTGTTTCCGCTAAGCCGAAATCAAAGGAGATCCATTCAGGAGGTTCATCCATGA
- a CDS encoding YheC/YheD family endospore coat-associated protein: MSQPVLGILTLYLTDSGVLEEKPIYQRMVIAGKKLGLEIFVFTPADVNYATNRINAHIYDPEAKSWSRRWRSFPHMIYDRCRIQKSHRFVQLRHFRQKYGHLTFLNRVLRNKWTVYRTMRKEVDFIPHLPMTKIYENASDLTDMLRKYPLVYLKPINGTGGRGILRIEKQQDGYFLIQGRDQDRRIIRPQRASIAGVHGRLASWKLKDNNYIVQQGIQLKLPDGRVHDYRMLVQKNGIGEWEVTGCAGRIGASGSITSNLHGGGKAIKMQSLLSDWIKDEEMADEIRVKAEAFGVKTAAYLEESYGRLCELALDLAIDRKGQIWLLEVNPKPAREVFIQAGERETYRNAIIRPLEYALWLYEQKVRRREKLAQSND, from the coding sequence ATGTCTCAGCCGGTGCTCGGCATCCTAACCCTTTATTTGACCGACAGCGGAGTGCTCGAAGAGAAACCGATCTACCAGCGCATGGTCATCGCCGGCAAGAAGCTCGGTCTTGAAATCTTCGTGTTCACGCCGGCGGACGTGAATTACGCAACCAACCGCATCAACGCGCATATCTACGATCCCGAGGCCAAAAGCTGGTCGCGCAGATGGCGCTCCTTTCCCCATATGATTTATGACCGGTGCCGGATCCAGAAAAGCCACCGGTTCGTCCAGCTCCGTCATTTTCGCCAAAAGTACGGACATTTGACGTTTCTGAACCGGGTGCTGCGCAACAAATGGACGGTCTACCGGACGATGCGCAAAGAGGTGGACTTCATCCCCCATCTCCCGATGACGAAGATCTATGAGAATGCGAGCGACTTGACGGATATGCTCCGCAAGTACCCGCTTGTGTACTTAAAGCCGATCAACGGCACCGGCGGCAGAGGCATCCTGCGCATCGAGAAGCAGCAGGACGGCTACTTCTTGATTCAGGGGCGGGATCAGGATCGGCGCATCATCCGGCCGCAGCGGGCATCGATTGCAGGCGTTCACGGACGGCTCGCTTCCTGGAAGCTGAAGGATAACAACTATATCGTGCAGCAGGGCATCCAGCTGAAGCTGCCGGACGGACGCGTGCACGATTACCGGATGCTGGTGCAGAAGAACGGCATCGGCGAATGGGAAGTAACCGGCTGCGCAGGACGAATCGGAGCTTCCGGGAGCATCACCTCCAACCTGCACGGCGGCGGCAAAGCGATCAAAATGCAATCGTTGCTGAGCGATTGGATCAAGGACGAAGAGATGGCAGACGAGATTCGGGTGAAGGCGGAAGCGTTCGGCGTGAAGACCGCGGCCTATCTAGAGGAGTCGTACGGCAGGCTGTGCGAGCTGGCGCTTGATCTCGCGATCGACCGCAAAGGCCAAATTTGGCTGCTTGAGGTGAACCCGAAGCCGGCACGCGAAGTTTTCATCCAGGCAGGCGAACGGGAAACGTACAGGAACGCGATCATCCGGCCGCTGGAATACGCGCTGTGGCTGTACGAACAGAAGGTGCGGCGTAGAGAGAAGCTTGCGCAGTCGAACGATTGA
- a CDS encoding YheC/YheD family endospore coat-associated protein, whose protein sequence is MSLTSCHVHFSPSSDRIVYLSGSLLKTLKLAGKKTIQLKLGHESVTAAVKPIDRQGHHLYLSAGVRQTIRVPKPGSISYILGEENEIQLGPLIGVLTDGSRGSSESPFGARSGYIRQLLRTGERKAYFFAFTPRDVNWNQGTINGYFLNSSGSWYRKVVPLPDVVYNRLPSRQAETTSSIMSLRERFIRKGVPFFNWSFFNKSDVYKLLDQDIEALEHLPESVNNPRADKIKEMLEKHQFIYYKPTAGSLGAGIYRLTYHPKRGYFARYRKGDTNVLLRFTNFSSLMRMLETRHGSGLGRYVSQQGVRLIEIDGCPIDFRFHMHKNGENKWIPVGIGAKKAGRGSVTTHIKNGGQLLTPEQALSRVFGDQSDEVLQKAKDVSVKLSEAIERNFPHTLGELGLDIGIDKDGEVWMFEANAKPGRSIFSHPLLRAQGRESVSHILDHCMFLSKFTGQQGGEA, encoded by the coding sequence ATGAGTTTGACATCTTGTCATGTACACTTCTCCCCATCAAGCGACCGCATCGTTTACTTGTCGGGCTCACTCCTTAAGACGTTGAAGCTTGCCGGCAAAAAAACGATTCAGCTGAAGCTTGGGCACGAAAGCGTCACGGCTGCCGTCAAGCCGATCGACCGGCAAGGGCATCATCTCTATCTGTCCGCAGGCGTAAGGCAAACCATCCGGGTTCCGAAGCCCGGCAGCATTTCGTATATATTAGGCGAAGAGAACGAGATTCAGCTCGGACCGCTCATCGGCGTGCTGACCGACGGGAGCCGCGGTTCCTCCGAATCGCCTTTCGGCGCGCGATCGGGCTATATCCGCCAGCTGCTGCGCACGGGCGAGCGCAAAGCGTATTTCTTTGCTTTTACGCCGCGCGACGTGAACTGGAATCAAGGAACGATCAACGGCTATTTTCTCAACAGCTCTGGCAGCTGGTACCGCAAGGTCGTGCCGCTCCCGGACGTAGTGTATAACCGTCTTCCCAGCCGGCAAGCCGAGACGACCTCCAGCATCATGTCGCTTCGGGAGCGTTTCATCCGCAAAGGCGTCCCGTTCTTCAACTGGAGCTTCTTCAATAAATCCGACGTCTATAAGCTGCTCGACCAAGATATCGAAGCGCTGGAGCATTTGCCGGAGTCCGTCAACAATCCGCGCGCCGATAAAATTAAAGAAATGCTCGAGAAGCACCAATTCATTTACTACAAACCGACCGCCGGCAGCCTAGGCGCCGGGATCTACCGGCTGACCTACCATCCTAAGCGCGGCTACTTCGCCAGATACCGCAAAGGCGACACGAACGTGCTGCTGCGTTTCACCAACTTCTCCAGCCTCATGCGCATGCTGGAGACGCGGCACGGCAGCGGATTGGGACGGTACGTCAGCCAGCAAGGCGTACGGTTGATCGAAATCGACGGCTGTCCGATCGACTTCCGGTTCCATATGCATAAGAACGGCGAGAACAAATGGATACCGGTGGGCATCGGCGCCAAGAAGGCGGGACGCGGCAGCGTCACGACGCATATCAAGAACGGCGGTCAGCTCCTGACGCCGGAACAAGCGCTTAGCCGGGTGTTCGGCGATCAGTCGGATGAGGTATTGCAGAAAGCCAAGGACGTGTCCGTCAAGCTGTCGGAAGCGATCGAACGGAACTTCCCGCATACGCTGGGCGAGCTGGGACTGGATATCGGCATCGACAAGGACGGCGAAGTGTGGATGTTCGAAGCCAACGCGAAGCCGGGCCGCTCGATCTTCAGCCACCCGCTGCTGCGGGCGCAGGGGCGTGAATCCGTCAGCCATATTTTGGACCACTGCATGTTCTTGAGCAAGTTCACGGGCCAACAAGGAGGCGAAGCTTAA